A stretch of the Arvicola amphibius chromosome 8, mArvAmp1.2, whole genome shotgun sequence genome encodes the following:
- the Ffar1 gene encoding free fatty acid receptor 1, which produces MALPPQLSFALYVSAFALGFPLNLLAIRGAVAHARLRLTPSLVYTLHLSCSDLLLAITLPLKAVEALASGAWPLPLPLCPVFVVAHFAPLYAGGGFLAALSAGRYLGAAFPFGYQAIRRPRYSWGVCVAIWALVLCHLGLVFGLEAPGGWLNNTTGSLGINIAVNGSPVCLEAWDPNSARPARLSFSILLFFLPLVITAFCYVGCLRALAHSGLSHKRKLRAAWVAGGALLTLLLCLGPYNASNVASFINPDLGGSWRKLGLITGAWSVVLNPLVTGYLGTGPGRGTVCMPRTHGGTVQK; this is translated from the coding sequence ATGGCCCTGCCCCCACAGCTCTCTTTTGCCCTCTATGTGTCTGCTTTTGCTCTGGGCTTCCCACTGAATTTGTTGGCCATCCGAGGCGCGGTGGCCCATGCAAGACTGCGGCTCAcccccagcctggtctatacgcTCCACCTTAGCTGCTCTGACCTCCTCCTGGCCATCACTCTACCCCTGAAGGCTGTGGAGGCCCTGGCTTCTGGGGCCTGGCCACTGCCACTTCCTCTCTGCCCTGTCTTTGTCGTGGCCCACTTTGCTCCACTCTATGCGGGGGGAGGCTTCCTGGCAGCTCTCAGTGCTGGCCGCTACCTGGGAGCTGCCTTCCCCTTCGGGTACCAAGCTATTCGGAGGCCCCGCTATTCCTGGGGGGTGTGTGTGGCTATATGGGCCCTTGTCCTCTGCCACCTGGGCCTGGTCTTTGGCTTGGAGGCTCCTGGAGGCTGGCTGAACAACACCACCGGTTCTCTGGGAATCAACATAGCCGTGAATGGTTCCCCGGTCTGCCTGGAGGCCTGGGATCCCAACTCGGCCCGCCCTGCccgcctcagtttctccatcctGCTCTTCTTTCTGCCCTTGGTCATCACTGCCTTCTGTTACGTGGGCTGCCTCCGGGCCCTGGCCCACTCAGGCCTGAGCCACAAACGGAAGCTCAGGGCAGCTTGGGTGGCTGGGGGAGCTCTTCTCACGCTGTTGCTCTGCTTGGGGCCCTACAATGCCTCCAATGTAGCTAGTTTCATAAACCCAGACTTAGGAGGCTCCTGGAGGAAGTTGGGGCTCATCACAGGGGCCTGGAGTGTGGTGCTCAACCCACTGGTCACCGGCTACTTGGGAACAGGTCCTGGCCGGGGGACAGTATGTATGCCAAGGACTCACGGAGGAACAGTTCAGAAGTAG